The following coding sequences are from one Shewanella putrefaciens window:
- a CDS encoding aspartyl/asparaginyl beta-hydroxylase domain-containing protein, with protein sequence MDIDSFALLAHISNTHQILVELNALLQQDWLPHVNQRDYQGGWDVLVLRCAAEYQGAHPILQAFSISSAEDWRNLPCLESSPALLSFIQSLGSPVKSVRLMRLHAGAEIKPHSDKGLSLEYGEARLHLPLQTNAQLNFYVDDKRVPMQAGELWYINADQVHWVENKGQEARINLVIDCEVNTWLKDLVNAAEIRV encoded by the coding sequence ATGGATATCGACTCTTTTGCTTTGCTTGCTCATATTTCAAATACCCACCAGATACTAGTAGAACTTAATGCATTGTTGCAACAAGACTGGTTGCCCCATGTTAATCAACGTGATTATCAGGGCGGTTGGGATGTTCTTGTCCTGCGCTGTGCCGCTGAGTATCAAGGGGCCCATCCTATCTTGCAAGCCTTCTCTATATCATCGGCCGAAGATTGGCGTAATTTGCCTTGTCTTGAGTCTAGTCCTGCGCTCTTAAGCTTTATTCAGTCCTTAGGTTCTCCTGTTAAATCAGTACGTTTGATGCGTTTGCATGCTGGGGCTGAAATTAAACCCCATAGCGATAAAGGGCTTTCTCTTGAGTATGGCGAGGCGAGATTGCACTTGCCGCTGCAAACGAATGCACAGTTAAATTTTTATGTGGATGATAAGCGCGTTCCAATGCAGGCGGGAGAGCTTTGGTATATCAATGCCGATCAAGTTCATTGGGTTGAAAATAAAGGGCAGGAAGCACGCATCAATTTAGTGATTGATTGCGAAGTGAATACTTGGCTAAAGGATTTAGTGAATGCAGCAGAAATTAGAGTGTGA